Within the Montipora foliosa isolate CH-2021 chromosome 11, ASM3666993v2, whole genome shotgun sequence genome, the region AGTAACTCCTAATATTTATTGCGGATTCTATTGCTCTTATAAATTCCGATAAAAAATGGTACATAATAGTATtttgacaattattttcatATCATGATTGTATAGGCTTTTAAACACCAAGGAGTTTTAGACGGTCATCTAAAGCAAACAACAGTAAATAATTTCACGAATCCAAATTACTTTACAAATTTTCAATCACCTGCAGTTATTCTGCGCGATCCACAGACATTTCCCTGATAAATCCTCGCGAAAACCAAGGCAGTTCAAACTGTTCTTTGTgcagcctcgtttccattctGCAAAATTTCGCCCGCTAACTCGACGTGAATATTTCTGATTTTTAACAAGTTCTTCTACTAGAACTTCTTGTGACATTTGATATGTTATAGAAGGATGTTTTCTGGAGCTAAAACCGTTGAAAAACTTTCTGTTGGAATTAGTGATAGGTTGATCCCTATTTTTTCATAGATTGACTGGACTAATATAGGAtatttttggagagctttcatgtttcCATGGCATcctattacgtcacaaaaatgggcgcattttgttaagcaataattggtatttcatatggtaccataacattgctgttacatgaTACAGTGTAGTAGTTATAACCCTTCTAATGAGAACGTCTCTTAAAAGctagtggtgaaactggtttcAGCCACTTTAAGTGACTAGGTAGATCATCATTATGTAAACCATCGacctttttaaaatacaaatgtgGATAAATTGCTTCCTTTGGGgctgtttttgtatttgtaagTTTTAGACTTCGTTTTCTTGTTGGGTGAGAATGGTAAACCGAAGGCCCAGATAAAACAAGAATTATAAACCTGACAATTATCATGTGTAATTATCCTTTATGCCTCTCAGTCACGAATGCATCATTACTATTTCACATAATTGTCATTTTTCTCGAAAGTACTCCAACAAAATCATGTCTAATGTAATAGACGGGGCTAGCCCCTCTCTCATGCATGACTGCCTTTCAACACCAAAGCGAATACCGTTAAACAGCGAAGGGAAACCGACCATTGACCTTTCGGGAGGAGGTTGGTTGCGTTTTCGGTATATCATTGCCAAAACAAGGCTTTCACGAGGAAAATAAGAGACAGAGATCGTGCATACGGTAGGGTCAGTAAGTACTGGCAAAGGAAATTCTTCGAAATACAGATGCTAAAAAATTAATTATCGAAAGAAATTTCCCATCTCCCCTCCTCTCATAAGATGATAGGTTCGTTCATAAGCCCGGATTACATTAGCTGCATGATTAGTTCTTTCCATCTGGCGCACTGAATTCTTCCAATTGTGGCCATAGATTTGGGTATAAGGCCTTCATTTGAGATGCGGTGGGTACGAAGCGATCCCTGTAATCAAATCCTGGGGTCATCTTCTCTGAAATCAACGTAAAAGGTGTTTCACCAGGAAACTTTGCGTAGCCTTTTTCTTCCGTTAAAATTCTAGCGGCCTTGAGGCAACCCCCAGGAACCCTCAGTTGAAGAACATGACCATTTAAGATGTCATTTCCCAAAGTAAATTCTTCAATTTTTCCGTCGGGTGTAACGCAGATGTATTTGGCTGGCCATCCATCGTGAAAGAAATGCGTAATATCGCTCTCATTGCGATTAAAGAAATTTTTCCCTCCAAGTTCACGAGTCATCATAAAGTAAATGGTGGTGAATAAATTTCTTTCGCTGCCTTCTCGTCCGTCCACTTTCATCGTTTCGAGTGATCTATAAGTTTCTGCAAAGCAGCCCCCTTCTTCCGAGAGAGGAGTTAAGCCCAGTGTCTTAATATAAATGTCTTTTCTGTGCTCCATGGTTGACGTCTCAGTCTTGCAGTCAGTGGATCATCAACACTGAGTAAAAATGAATAAAGATTAAGTTGTGATgcagtttgtttaattttcaataTCTTAGACAAAGCCCACTTAAAATTTGGTCGTTCATGCATACAGAATAGACCTAACTGAATATGTATGAAATCCTTTTCAAATGAAATGTTCGCCCGATGATTAGGCACACATCACATGGCAAATTCGCAAGCGTAGGTGTATTTTGCTCTACGAAAGAGTTTTATTATGCCGGTCTTTGCTGTTAGTGCGAATCTTACGTCTCTATCGTCGCAAAAGAAGATGATCAGTGTCAAATCTTTATGACTGTTTTCGCTCGCTCATTTAGCAATCGATTCAGTTGACGTTGCGAATA harbors:
- the LOC137976278 gene encoding uncharacterized protein translates to MEHRKDIYIKTLGLTPLSEEGGCFAETYRSLETMKVDGREGSERNLFTTIYFMMTRELGGKNFFNRNESDITHFFHDGWPAKYICVTPDGKIEEFTLGNDILNGHVLQLRVPGGCLKAARILTEEKGYAKFPGETPFTLISEKMTPGFDYRDRFVPTASQMKALYPNLWPQLEEFSAPDGKN